The bacterium genome segment AACGGGTATGTTCCTGCGGATCGGTGGCATCGTCCCCATCAAGAGCATCCGCGGCATGGTGGACGCGGCGCCGACGCCGGGCGCGGCCCGTGTCCAGGAGATCAGGGTCACGGGGCGCGAGTACGCCGGCCCTGTGGTGGTTGGGCGGCGGCTCACATATCGAAGCGCCCCCACCGGCCCTTCCGAACAGATCCGCGAGGTGACCCAGGTGACGAACCTGGCCGGCGCGTTGGTGTACACCGTGCGAAGGACTGGCGGCGGCGAGGCACAAAACTACCTGGGAGCGGATGGGCTGTTCACACTGGCCCTCGCCGGTGGGACCTCGCGGGTCACCTACCCCGAGCCTCTCCAGTGGCTGCCCTTCCCGCCCTGCCCGGGTGTCACGTGGAGCAGTCGGTGGCGCGAGGAGCAGACGGACGGGACGATCCGGCGGGTGGAGGTGGCCTCGAAGATCGATGGCGCCGGCGAGACGGTCACGGTGCCGGCCGGCGCCTTTGCGCAGACGCTCAAGATCGTCGAGACCTTCATCATCACCGAAACCCGGGGCGGTCGCACTTCGTCGTTCCGCAACATCAACACGGAATGGTGGGCGCCCGGGGTGGGCCTCGTCCGCGCGATCGAGGAAGCCACGGCGGGCGCAGGACGGTGGACAATGGAGCTGATCTCTCACTTCGTGCCGAGCCCGCCGTAGCGGCTGCGTCGGGATGAGACCGCGGCCTCGAAGCCTGTCTAGATTCGGGAGCCCTTGGGCACAAGTGCTGCACAACCCCGGGAGGTGTCCGACATGATCCGTCCACCCGTCGCGACGTATCGCGCGTGGTCCTGGCCGGTGCTTGTCGCGCTGTTCGTCGCGCTCGCCGTCCCTGCGCACGTTTCCGCGTTCTCCGTGAACACGTGCCCAAACCTGGGGCCGGTGGGGCAGTGCGTTCGCGTGCTCTCGGACGAGGGGTGGCAGCCTTGGAGCACCGGCATCCCGACCCAGCGCCTGGTGACGCGGCCGGCCACGAGCCCACCGTGGGGATCGGTGATCCCCGGCACGACCGCCCGCTGGGTTTACGCCAACGACTTCAACACAGGACCCGCGCGTGATCCGCGCCAGTGGTCCCACCGGCGGTTCGAGCGGGTCCTGGGGCCCGGCACCCCGCGGTACAACGTAGAGCGCGCGATCATCCGCATCACGGCCGATAACGGGTATGTCCTCTTCGTAAACGGGAGAAGGATCGGCTGGACCTTTGATGACGTTAACAAGGAGTTCCTGCCCTCGGCGGACTGGCGCCGGTACCAGACCTACGACGTGACCAGCGCGCTCATCAGCCAGGGGTCCAACGTCATCATGGTGGATGTCTACGACTACGGGGTCGCCGCCGGCTTCCTCCTCGACGGCGAGATCTGGTGTCAGACGGGCAAGACCTGCTCGGCGAACTGACAGATGTCTTGATGAACCGCCTCGCAAGGCAGGGCGTCCTGGCGGCGGTCGTTCTCCTGCTGGCAGCCCCGCCGGGCCTCTCCCAGACGGTCACCGCTGCGGGTATCCGATCGATCGAGATCTCATTCCGCTGGGAGGGCGCGGGGCCATCCTTCCGGCGCGCGGACACGCGGGTCATCACCAGGAGAGATAAGGCATTCCTCAGGGACGGGGTCTCCATCGGGAGGCAGCCTGTCGAGCGCCTGGTCAGGAGCCTCGTGGGCCTGGTCCCGGTCCTCGGCCTGTACACCTGTCAGGACCATGCGGACGACTACCCCGAGTACGATGTGCGGATCGTCCTGGACGGCGGTCGCGTGATCAAGGCGCGGTCCACCTCCAACTGCCCCGAGATGGTGCCCTGGAACATCACCGCCGGTCGGAAGCTCTACGCCTCCTACAACCCCGAGCTTGCCCGCGCAGTCTATGAGCTGCACGGCCGGAATCCGGGACCGGCCTTTCCCTCCCAGGGGCCCCGGCCGGAATCCAACCGGACCTCGCGCGATGAGGTGACCCAGCAGACGCTCTTCCGCGCCCTCGAATCAGAGATGCACAGGCTGCTGGCGGTCAATCGGCCCGCAGCCCAAGTGGACCTCCACACCGTCCACCTGGTAGAGGCCCTCAGATGGATGGACGCCCCTGGCCTGAAGGCCTGGCTACGGGCGCTGGAGCGTCGATCCAGCGCGCCTGCCTCGGTGCGCCGGTACGCAGCCCACCTGCTGGAGCGGTTGCCCTAAGCTCCCCTGGGAGGAGAGCGATTCCCACCCCTGAACGGCCAGGGCAAGGTCGTGGGAATCCTGGCGGGCGGCGGCGGCGGCGAGGACGGGTTCCTACGAAGCGATTCTCCCGTCAATCCCCACGACGACGACCTCTGGCGCAATGCTTGTGCCCGATTGCCTAGCGGCATCCTCGACCATTCGCACGAGCCCGGAGCAGCAGGGCACGACCATGACAGCCACGGTCAGCGACCGAACGTTGTTCAGCCTCAGGATCTCGGCCATCTTCTCCACATAGCCTCTCGTGTCATCGAGCTTCGGGCAGGCGATAGCGAGCTTCTTCCCCTTGAGCAGATCCTGGTGGAAGCTCCCCAGGGCAAACGCCGTGCAGTCCGCCGCGACCAGGAGATCGGCGTCGCGCAAGTATGGGGCCAAAGGTGAAACGAGGTGCAGTTGCACCGGCCACTGGGTCAGCTCTGACCGTCCGGGCACGGTCCGTTCGTCGGACGCGGGCTCCCTCTCGATCGTGATTGCCCGGCTCCCGGGGCAACCCCCGTGGAGTTGCACGGGCGCGCCGTGGACTTCCCGGGCCGCCTCTTCGCCGCGCGTCCTCAGAACGTGCTGGTGCGTCGCCCTCGGGTCGTAGGCATCGCCCTCGCGTTCAACGATCTTGAGCGCGCCCGGTGCGCAGACGTCGAGACAGGCTCCCATACCGTCGCAGTAGATCTCGCGGACGAGAACCGCCTTGCCTTCCTCGTCGAGCTCCAGGGCGCCTTCCATGCAGGCGGTCGTGCACAGCCCGCAGCCATTGCAGAGGTCCCGGTCGATCTCGATGATCTTCCGCTTGACCGTCGTCATTGGCATTGCAGAGACTCCTCCCTTATCGGACCACGTCCTCCGGCGGGATACGTGCGGAGTGGCGTCCGAAGCACCTGGCAGCCTGATTCCAGCACGAACGGCGGGGGGTGTCTTTGACTTGGGTCAAGAGGTAGTTCAGGGAGTAGTTCAGGCGGTTCGGCTCATTCCCCGGCTTCTGCCTTGAGCCTTTCGTAGTCCTTGATAAGGATGGACGCGCCGCGCACCTCGATCAGCCCGTCCGTCTGGATCTGCTTGAGGGTCCGGGAGAGGGTCTCGCCCGCGGTGCCCAGAAGCCGGGCCAGTTCCCCTTTCTTCAACTTGAGATTGACGACGCAGCTTCTCTCCCCAGCGCAGTTGGCGCACAGGTATCGCGCCAAACGCTGGCGGACGGTCCGCAGCCCGAGACTCTCTAGGCGGCCGCTTAGAAGAAGGCACTTGCGCGCCAGGAGATCAATGAAGAACCGCGCGGCCTCCGGATGCGTTTCGACCGTCCGGAGAACGGACGCGGCGTTGAAGGACAACACATGCGTCTCCTTCACGGCCTCGGCCGTGAAGGGATAGCGACCGCCCGCGAAGGCCACTGCCTCACCTAGAAAGTCTCCGGCGCCGAACCTCGCCACTTCGAGCTCCCGGCCCTGCACGTCCGTCTTGTACACTCGGACGGCGCCAGAGACGACGTGGAAGAACTCCCTGGCCGGATCTTCCGCCAGGAACAGAAGCTTCCCCGTGGGGTAGCTGCGGGGGGTGCCGAGCGAACTGATCCTGGGATTGGGTCTGCTCATAAGGCGGCCTTAATGGTAACTCTATCTGGAAACGCCTTTGCCTGCCAGCGCGGTCACCACGCAGGTTGTGGCGGCATGGTCAGCGAAACCGAAAATGCGCCCAGGCAGCCGGCACCGGTGCAGGTGGACCGAATCCTCCGGGAGGTGTATAGGCCATGTGGAAGGAGTTCAGGGAGTTCGCCATGGGAGGAAGCGTCCTCGACCTTGCGGTGGGCATTGTTGTTGGCGTCGCCTTTGGAACGGTCGTGAATTCTCTCGTGAATGACATAATAATGCCTCCGATCGGCGCCCTTCTCGGCAGGGTGGACTTCTCCGGCCTCTTCATCAACCTTTCGGGCCAGGCCTATCCCAGTCTGAAAGCGGCCAAGGAGGCCGGCGCCCCGGTGATCGGCTACGGCGCCTTCATCAACTCGATCATAAGCTTCATGATCGTGGCGTTCGTCGTCTTCCAGGTGGTTAAGGCGGTCAACCGCTCCAAGCGAGAAGCACCGGCCGCCGCACCGGCGAGCAAGGAGTGCCCGTACTGTGGGATGGCCATTCCGGTCAAGGCAGCGCGATGCCCGCACTGCACGTCGCAGCTCTAGTTCGGTTTGAGAGTATCTAACATGTCGCCACGCCAGGGGGATTCGGACATGAGCAGGGGAGCCGGTGCCGCACCCGGCCGCCCGGCCGTGGAGACTTTCGAGAAACTTGGGGTCTTCTACCTGGGCCGGCCGTACAGTCTCGAGAACAGAACGCCGGAGGACGGCTTGATCCTCTACGACTCCAAGGACCTCGTGACGCATGCGGTCTGCGTGGGCATGACCGGCAGCGGGAAGACCGGCCTCTGCATCTCCTTGCTCGAAGAAGCGGCTCTCGACGGCGTGCCCGCGATTGTCATCGATCCCAAGGGCGATCTCACCAATCTCTTGCTGACGTTTCCCCAACTGCGCCCTGCGGACTTCCGCCCCTGGATCAACGAGGACGACGCGCGCCAGAAGGGCGTGCCGCTCGAGGAGTACGCGGCCCAGCAGGCCGAGTTCTGGAGGAATGGCCTCGCCGGGTGGGGCCAGGACGGCGACCGCATTCGGCGGATGCGCGATGCCGTGGACATCGCGATCTACACCCCCGGCAGCAGCGCCGGTATCCCCGTGTCGGTCCTGAGTTCGTTTGCCGCGCCCCCGGCTTCTCTGCGCAACGACAGTGAAGCCTTCACCGACCTAGTCAGCACGACGGCGACCAGCCTGCTGGGGCTGCTCGGCATCCGGGCCGACCCGGTCAACAGCCGGGAGCACATTCTCATCGCGACGATCCTGGATGCGGCCTGGCGTGCCGGGCAGGACCTCGACCTCGCCGGCCTGATTGGACGCATCCAGACGCCGCCGGTCGGCAAGGTGGGTGTGCTCGACCTTGAGACCTTCTACCCTTCTGCGGACCGATTCCAACTGGCCGTGCGCCTGAACAACCTTTTGGCCGCGCCGGGCTTCGCCACATGGTTGGATGGCGCGCCGATCGATGTGGGTCGGTTCCTGTATACGGAGAGCGGCAAGCCGCGCATAGCAATCTTCACGATTGCGCACCTCTCCGACCCGGAGCGGATGTTCTTCGTGTCGCTGCTGCTCAACCAGGTGCTGGGGTGGATGCGCGCGCAGTCCGGCACCACGAGCCTGCGCGCGATCCTGTACATGGACGAGATCTTTGGATTCTTCCCGCCCGTCGCCAATCCGCCGTCGAAGCCGCCGCTGCTCACGCTGCTGAAACAGGCCCGGGCGTTTGGTCTGGGGGTCGTGCTCGCCACGCAGAACCCGGTGGACCTGGACTACAAGGGGCTCTCCAACGCCGGCACATGGTTCCTCGGCCGGCTCCAGACGGAGCGCGATAAGGCCCGCGTGCTGGATGGTCTTGAGGGTGTGGCGGTCACCGCGGGTGCGACGTTCGACCGCAGGCGCGTGGACGCCATTCTTTCGGGACTCGGCAAGCGCATCTTCTTGCTGCACAACGTGCACGAGGACGCGCCACAAGTGTTCGAAACGCGGTGGGCCATGTCGTATCTGCGAGGGCCGCTGACCCGGGATCAGATCAGGCAAGTCATGGACCCTTTGCGGGGAGCTACGGCACCCTTCCCGGCCGCCGCCACTCCTGCTCCACCTCAGGGAGCAGCGCCGTCCGCCTCAGCCACCGCGCTCCGGCCCGTCCTGCCGTCCGGCGTCCCGCAGTTCTTCGTTCCGCCCCTGTCCGTGCCGGCGGACGGCGTGATCAATTACGAGCCCATGCTGTTCGGCGCCGCCCGCGTGCAGTTCCAGGACGCCAAGGTAGGAGTGGACATTACCCGCGATGTCGTTGTCCTGGCCCCGATTACCGCCGGAGTGATCACTGTTGACTGGAGCGGCGCAGCGGACGCGAACCTTCTGCCGTCCGACCTCCGTTCCGAGCCGGTGTCCCCCGCGATCTTCGGGGCACTGCCGCCCGAAGCGACCAAACCCAAGAACTACGAGGGCTGGGGGAGGGAGTTCGCGCGTTGGATTGCGCAGGGCCGGGGCTTGGAGCTGCTGCGCCATTCGGCCACCGGTCTACACTCCAATCCCGGCGAGTCGGAGCGCGACTTCCGCATCCGGATCCACGACGCCGCGCGCCAGAGGCGCGACCAGATGCTCGAGGAGCTTCGGCAGAGGTACGGTCAGAAGACCGCCGCGCTGCAGGAGCGGCTGCGGCGCGCCCAGCAGTCGGTGGAGCGCGAGCAGCTGCAGGCCAAGCAGCAGAAGATTCAGACCGCGGTGTCGCTGGGCGCGACGATCCTGGGAGGGTTATTTGGCCGCAGGGCCATCAGCACAAGCACCCTCGGCCGTGCCACCACCGCGGCGAGGGGCGCGAGCCGGTCGTACAAGGAGGCGCAGGACGTCCAGCGCGCGGAGGAGACCGTGGCAGTCCTCCAGCAGCAACTGAACGAGCTCGAGGCGCAGTTGAAGGCTGAGATTGATGCCGCCGCGGGAGCGGTGAATCCCTTGGGCGATGCGCTCGAAACGGTTGCGGTCAAACCCAAGCGCACGGGGATTACGGTGCAGGCGGTCGGTCTCGCCTGGACGCCGAAGTAGGTGAAGCACCGCCTCTCAAGGTGGAAGACCAGATGGTGGCGAATGGGATGTCCTAGAGTAAAGCGATATGGAGGGTTTCGATGACTTCACGGCTACGTCGCACTATGTTCTTGGTGAGCGTGGTGATGGTCCTACTGGTGTGCATGACGCTATCGATGCTCCCGGGGCCGACGGCGGCCGGACCGGCGCCCCGACCGGGAGGCCACCTGCGCTACGGGCTCGACACCGATCCGCCCAACATCGACCCGCATGTGGCCACCGGTGCTGCCAGCCGAAACGTGATCTTGCAGCTCTACAACTCGCTGCTGCGCTACGGCCCCGGCGGGTCGCTGCTGCCGGACCTTGCCGAGCGGTGGGAGAACCCGGACGCCAAGACCTACATCTTCCACATCCGCCGCGGCGTACGCTTCCACAACGATACACCGCTCGGCGCCGCCGACGTCAAAGCTTCCATTGAGCGGATCGCCAACCCGAAGACCGGCGCGCTGATCCGGGATTCGCTCACGCCGAGCATCGCCGGCATCGAGGTCACGGGCAGCCACACCGTGAAGATCACCCTGACCGAACCCCAGGCCTCGTTCCCGGCGCTGCTGGCCAGAGCGGAGTCGGCCATCGTGTCCAAGGCACTGGCCGAGGCCGGCCACGACTTCAGGACCACGCCGGTGGGCACCGGGCCCTTCATGTTCGCCGAACGGGAGCCGGGCGTGCGCATCCGGGTCGTCAAGAACCCGAACTACTTCGAGAAGGGTATCCCGTACCTGGACAGCATCACGTTCCTGCCGCTGCGCGATGACGCCACGCGGGTCAATGCCCTGCGCTCGGGCGCGGTAGACATGATCGGCTACGTTCCCTGGAAGGACATGGCTATCCTGGAACGGGACCCGCAGCTTCAACTCTGGGGCACGCCTGGGCCTTTCATGGTGTTGATGTTCAACGTCAACCGAAAGCCGTTCGACGACCGCCGCGTCCGGCAGGCGATCGCCTACGCCGTCAACCGCCAGGCGATCGTGGACGTCGTGTTCTTCGGACGCGGATCTCCGATCACCGGCGGGCTGATTCCAACTGGGACCTGGGCCCACAACGCCGACCTGGAGGGCACGTACAAGTACGATCCGGAGCGGGCGAAGAAGCTGCTGGCCGAAGCCGGGTACAATCCGGCGACTCCGGTGCGCCTCATGCAGTCGGCGGTGCATGCCATGCACTACCAGACGGGCGAGGTGGTGCAGGCGGAACTCCGCAAGATCGGCATGAACGTCGTGCTGGACAGCGTAGAGTGGCCGGTTGCCGTGGAGCGCGGCTTCAGGGGTGATTACGACTTTCGCGTGCACGGCCTGCTCAGCAACATCATCGACCCGGACTTCTACGCCTACTACTTCGCCAGCCATTCGGCGTTCTACGCGAAACCGGTGGGCTTCCGCAACGACACCCTGGACCGCCTCTTGAAGGAGGGGCGCGCGTCCATAGACCAGGCGCACCGCAAGCGCATCTACCGGCAGTTCGAAGAGCGCCTGCTGGCACTGTCCCCATGGACCTTCCTGACCTTGCGCGTGCAGGGCGACGCTGCCAGCAAGGCGGTCAAGGGCTACCAGCACCTGCCGGGCGGGCTCGTGACTGACTCGCAGGTGTTCCTGCGGTACATCTGGTTCGAACGCTAAGGACCGACTTCCACGTCGCGATAATGCGTCTTGCCGACCGGCCCTTCCGGACGCTGAGAGCCGCGCGGTGAGGAGATTTCTCCTCCGGCGCCTGCTCTCGACCCTGGGGTTGCTGCTGGTCGTCGCCACCATCATCTTCTTCCTGATCCACCTGGTCCCCGGCGATCCTGCGCTCACCATCGTCGGCGAGGAGCAGGCCACGCCCGAGAAGCTGGCTGCGGTGCGGGCCTCGCTGGGCCTCGACCGGCCCCTGCACGTTCAGTACGCGACGTGGATGGTCAATCTGGCGCGTGGCGACCTCGGGAACTCACTGGTCACCGGACGCCCGGTCGGAATGGACCTAGCCCTGCGGCTGCCCCGGACGCTCGAGCTCGTCACGGCGGCGGTGGCACTGGCCGTGCTGGTAGGAATCCCTCTCGGGGTCGTCGCGGCGCGCCACCCCAACTCCAGGCTCGACGTCGGGGCATCGGTGGTGGCGCTGCTGGGCGTGTCGGCGCCGGTGTTCGTGACAGGGACGCTACTGGTGCTGGTGCTCAGTGTCCGCTGGCGCGTGCTGCCGTCGTCGGGGTGGATAGCGCTCTCCAGCGACCCGGGCGGGCACGCGGCGCTCCTGCTGATGCCCATGGTGGTGCTCTCGCTGAGCATGACCGCCGTCATAACGCGCATGACCAGGTCGTCGCTGCTGGAGGTCATCCTCCAGGACTTCATCCGGACGGCACGGGCCAAGGGTCTCCCGGAGCGCCTGGTGCTCTTCCGCCACGCGCTCCGGAATTCGCTCATCCCGGTGGTGACGGTGATCGGCGTGCAGATGGGCAACCTGCTCGGCGGCAGCGTCATCGTCGAGGAGGTCTTCGCCTGGCCGGGGGTCAGCACTTACCTGATCACCGGGGTGAACCAACGGGACTACCCGGTCGTGCAGGGTGTGGTGTTGGTCATCTGCCTGGCTTTCGTGCTGATCAACCTGGCGGTGGACCTGCTCTACGGCTTCCTGGATCCCAGGATCAAGTACCAGTAGGAGGGGGCGCGTGGGCCGCATCTACAGAAACCTTCGCGTCACCGTCAGCGCCGGATTCATCGTGCTGATGATCACCGCCGGCCTGCTGGCAGGAGTACTCGCGCCGCACCCGCCGCTCGAAATGCGCACGTCCGACCGGTTGCAGCCGCCGTCGACTCGCTATCTTTTGGGCACCGACGAGTTCGGCCGCGACACCCTCTCGCGCCTGCTCTACG includes the following:
- a CDS encoding trypsin-like peptidase domain-containing protein encodes the protein MQMMRRVQVAVAVLLCVAVGLVIGPVPATHAQLEELITNAKPAVVVVIASRAPGKSGHGSGFIFHPSGFVLTNHHVVEGATEITVLLPDRRRFRATVVDYIRRVDFACPPRVETWIDAAILKIEGEGFPVLPLGDSDTLRQGQEILVMGYPGGVGIDEVSVTRGIVGAVRVGWLQTDAVMLPGNSGGPVLDRSGRVVGLATFGTGMFLRIGGIVPIKSIRGMVDAAPTPGAARVQEIRVTGREYAGPVVVGRRLTYRSAPTGPSEQIREVTQVTNLAGALVYTVRRTGGGEAQNYLGADGLFTLALAGGTSRVTYPEPLQWLPFPPCPGVTWSSRWREEQTDGTIRRVEVASKIDGAGETVTVPAGAFAQTLKIVETFIITETRGGRTSSFRNINTEWWAPGVGLVRAIEEATAGAGRWTMELISHFVPSPP
- a CDS encoding alpha-L-rhamnosidase N-terminal domain-containing protein encodes the protein MIRPPVATYRAWSWPVLVALFVALAVPAHVSAFSVNTCPNLGPVGQCVRVLSDEGWQPWSTGIPTQRLVTRPATSPPWGSVIPGTTARWVYANDFNTGPARDPRQWSHRRFERVLGPGTPRYNVERAIIRITADNGYVLFVNGRRIGWTFDDVNKEFLPSADWRRYQTYDVTSALISQGSNVIMVDVYDYGVAAGFLLDGEIWCQTGKTCSAN
- a CDS encoding 4Fe-4S dicluster domain-containing protein, yielding MPMTTVKRKIIEIDRDLCNGCGLCTTACMEGALELDEEGKAVLVREIYCDGMGACLDVCAPGALKIVEREGDAYDPRATHQHVLRTRGEEAAREVHGAPVQLHGGCPGSRAITIEREPASDERTVPGRSELTQWPVQLHLVSPLAPYLRDADLLVAADCTAFALGSFHQDLLKGKKLAIACPKLDDTRGYVEKMAEILRLNNVRSLTVAVMVVPCCSGLVRMVEDAARQSGTSIAPEVVVVGIDGRIAS
- a CDS encoding Crp/Fnr family transcriptional regulator; this encodes MSRPNPRISSLGTPRSYPTGKLLFLAEDPAREFFHVVSGAVRVYKTDVQGRELEVARFGAGDFLGEAVAFAGGRYPFTAEAVKETHVLSFNAASVLRTVETHPEAARFFIDLLARKCLLLSGRLESLGLRTVRQRLARYLCANCAGERSCVVNLKLKKGELARLLGTAGETLSRTLKQIQTDGLIEVRGASILIKDYERLKAEAGE
- the mscL gene encoding large conductance mechanosensitive channel protein MscL; translated protein: MWKEFREFAMGGSVLDLAVGIVVGVAFGTVVNSLVNDIIMPPIGALLGRVDFSGLFINLSGQAYPSLKAAKEAGAPVIGYGAFINSIISFMIVAFVVFQVVKAVNRSKREAPAAAPASKECPYCGMAIPVKAARCPHCTSQL
- a CDS encoding type IV secretion system DNA-binding domain-containing protein yields the protein MSRGAGAAPGRPAVETFEKLGVFYLGRPYSLENRTPEDGLILYDSKDLVTHAVCVGMTGSGKTGLCISLLEEAALDGVPAIVIDPKGDLTNLLLTFPQLRPADFRPWINEDDARQKGVPLEEYAAQQAEFWRNGLAGWGQDGDRIRRMRDAVDIAIYTPGSSAGIPVSVLSSFAAPPASLRNDSEAFTDLVSTTATSLLGLLGIRADPVNSREHILIATILDAAWRAGQDLDLAGLIGRIQTPPVGKVGVLDLETFYPSADRFQLAVRLNNLLAAPGFATWLDGAPIDVGRFLYTESGKPRIAIFTIAHLSDPERMFFVSLLLNQVLGWMRAQSGTTSLRAILYMDEIFGFFPPVANPPSKPPLLTLLKQARAFGLGVVLATQNPVDLDYKGLSNAGTWFLGRLQTERDKARVLDGLEGVAVTAGATFDRRRVDAILSGLGKRIFLLHNVHEDAPQVFETRWAMSYLRGPLTRDQIRQVMDPLRGATAPFPAAATPAPPQGAAPSASATALRPVLPSGVPQFFVPPLSVPADGVINYEPMLFGAARVQFQDAKVGVDITRDVVVLAPITAGVITVDWSGAADANLLPSDLRSEPVSPAIFGALPPEATKPKNYEGWGREFARWIAQGRGLELLRHSATGLHSNPGESERDFRIRIHDAARQRRDQMLEELRQRYGQKTAALQERLRRAQQSVEREQLQAKQQKIQTAVSLGATILGGLFGRRAISTSTLGRATTAARGASRSYKEAQDVQRAEETVAVLQQQLNELEAQLKAEIDAAAGAVNPLGDALETVAVKPKRTGITVQAVGLAWTPK
- a CDS encoding ABC transporter substrate-binding protein encodes the protein MTSRLRRTMFLVSVVMVLLVCMTLSMLPGPTAAGPAPRPGGHLRYGLDTDPPNIDPHVATGAASRNVILQLYNSLLRYGPGGSLLPDLAERWENPDAKTYIFHIRRGVRFHNDTPLGAADVKASIERIANPKTGALIRDSLTPSIAGIEVTGSHTVKITLTEPQASFPALLARAESAIVSKALAEAGHDFRTTPVGTGPFMFAEREPGVRIRVVKNPNYFEKGIPYLDSITFLPLRDDATRVNALRSGAVDMIGYVPWKDMAILERDPQLQLWGTPGPFMVLMFNVNRKPFDDRRVRQAIAYAVNRQAIVDVVFFGRGSPITGGLIPTGTWAHNADLEGTYKYDPERAKKLLAEAGYNPATPVRLMQSAVHAMHYQTGEVVQAELRKIGMNVVLDSVEWPVAVERGFRGDYDFRVHGLLSNIIDPDFYAYYFASHSAFYAKPVGFRNDTLDRLLKEGRASIDQAHRKRIYRQFEERLLALSPWTFLTLRVQGDAASKAVKGYQHLPGGLVTDSQVFLRYIWFER
- a CDS encoding ABC transporter permease — its product is MRRFLLRRLLSTLGLLLVVATIIFFLIHLVPGDPALTIVGEEQATPEKLAAVRASLGLDRPLHVQYATWMVNLARGDLGNSLVTGRPVGMDLALRLPRTLELVTAAVALAVLVGIPLGVVAARHPNSRLDVGASVVALLGVSAPVFVTGTLLVLVLSVRWRVLPSSGWIALSSDPGGHAALLLMPMVVLSLSMTAVITRMTRSSLLEVILQDFIRTARAKGLPERLVLFRHALRNSLIPVVTVIGVQMGNLLGGSVIVEEVFAWPGVSTYLITGVNQRDYPVVQGVVLVICLAFVLINLAVDLLYGFLDPRIKYQ